The Sphingomonas telluris genome includes a window with the following:
- a CDS encoding NAD(P)/FAD-dependent oxidoreductase gives MQSTDIVVVGAGVIGLSVAYQLALRTSDRILVLEKGAGLGEGSTGASSAVCRFRYSRDEMVELAKDGIRAYRNWSDFLELTAPVARFHQTGVIWLGGGIGSSAEVARLQRLGVAATLLDDADVQDNFPALSPCTIPPDLLAGEPHECRSGERYILESEGGYIEPTDALQDLLTAVRNNGVEVQFGARVTGIETISDRVAGVTLADGSGYACGLVVNASGPWCNQLLAKVGLADRWPLRPTRIQMAQFDMPPHLPGSMPVCADLAGGIYFRTQGQRKHIIVGSVLPEDERETVDDPDEFDRSADDSFVRSKLHAVQHRMPSIGPLRGVRGYSGLYTMNWADVHPIVGETPLGGFFVANGCSGHGFKLAPAIGSLIAQAIAGSKHAFDTAVPRTFLSFDRRPIELAQQSVLA, from the coding sequence ATGCAATCTACGGACATCGTCGTTGTTGGCGCAGGCGTTATTGGCCTGAGTGTAGCGTACCAACTGGCGCTGAGAACTTCGGACCGGATTCTTGTCTTAGAGAAGGGGGCAGGACTGGGCGAAGGCTCGACAGGTGCATCCTCGGCTGTCTGTCGATTCCGATATTCTCGCGACGAGATGGTCGAGCTCGCAAAAGACGGCATACGAGCCTACCGCAACTGGAGCGATTTCCTTGAGCTGACAGCGCCGGTTGCTCGCTTCCATCAAACGGGCGTCATTTGGCTGGGCGGCGGCATAGGCAGCAGCGCCGAGGTTGCTCGGCTGCAGCGTCTGGGGGTCGCAGCCACCTTGCTCGATGACGCCGATGTTCAGGATAATTTCCCAGCCCTGAGCCCCTGCACAATTCCGCCTGATCTTCTGGCTGGCGAACCTCACGAGTGTCGCTCAGGTGAGAGATACATCCTTGAAAGTGAGGGTGGGTATATCGAGCCGACGGACGCCCTTCAGGATCTGCTGACCGCTGTTCGTAACAATGGTGTCGAAGTGCAGTTCGGCGCGCGGGTGACTGGTATAGAAACAATCTCTGATCGGGTCGCGGGCGTGACGCTTGCGGACGGGTCAGGGTACGCGTGCGGCCTAGTAGTAAACGCGAGTGGCCCGTGGTGTAATCAACTCCTGGCCAAGGTGGGGCTGGCAGATCGCTGGCCCTTACGACCCACCCGGATTCAGATGGCCCAGTTTGACATGCCCCCGCATCTGCCCGGAAGCATGCCCGTGTGTGCCGATTTGGCCGGAGGAATTTACTTTCGAACCCAAGGTCAGCGGAAGCACATCATCGTTGGCTCCGTATTGCCAGAAGACGAACGCGAGACGGTGGACGACCCGGACGAATTTGACCGTTCCGCTGATGACAGCTTTGTTCGCTCGAAGCTTCACGCCGTTCAACATCGAATGCCGTCAATTGGCCCGCTGCGCGGTGTTCGCGGGTACAGCGGTCTGTACACCATGAACTGGGCTGACGTTCATCCAATTGTGGGCGAAACACCACTCGGTGGCTTCTTCGTCGCTAACGGGTGCAGCGGCCATGGTTTCAAGCTGGCGCCTGCCATCGGGTCGCTTATTGCCCAAGCCATAGCGGGTAGTAAGCATGCCTTCGATACGGCCGTTCCGAGAACCTTTCTGAGCTTCGATCGCAGGCCAATCGAATTAGCTCAGCAAAGCGTGCTGGCCTAG